One Epidermidibacterium keratini DNA segment encodes these proteins:
- the pepN gene encoding aminopeptidase N: MAHPNLTRADAQRRSELLKTHAYNVTIDLTDGAGNPGGDTFRSRSVVTFDCTAPGESTFIDIVAERLNEVTLNGEPVDVSAYTPETGIVLPALAEHNELVVDADCRYTNTGEGLHRFVDPSDNQTYLYTQFETANANLMMACFDQPDLKATWTFAVTAPEGWQVISNGTPAATTEAEGGAVTTTFETTKPMSPYITALIAGPFHVVRDEHDGIKLGIYCRASLAPHLDADEIFEVTKQGFDFLQELFDFRYPFGKYDQLFVPEFNFGAMENAGAITFRDDYVFQSKVTEYRLERRAETILHEMAHMWFGDLVTMKWWDDLWLNESFATFASVHCQAEATKYKTAWTTFANVEKTWAYDQDTKSTTHPIAADMVDVQAVEVNFDGITYAKGASVLKQLVAYVGQDAFFAALREYFKKFQYSNTRLADLLAELEKASGRDLSWWAQQWLETSQVNTLRPLIETDDDGTVTSFRIEQTAVPEHPTLRTHRLAVGAYELQDGALVRTKRVELDVEGELTDVPELVGDKRAALYLVNDDDLAYAKIRFDEQSLGFLLENIDKFTESLPRALCWGAAWDMTRDAEMRARDYVALVLRGIGSEQTMSVIQSLLAQAQGALVQYADPQWSPQGAAQLADFAWAQLQEAEGGSDLQTVWARAFASAAATDEQLDRLAAISNGDEVIDGLPMDIDNRWALLTPLVAAGRAGDAEIDAALAADPGDVAQRKAATARALRATAEAKAEAWRAVVESDELTNYLHEATAAGFYSWRQYELTRPYRDRYFDALDEVWKSRSSAIAQQTTELMFPRLIEQQTVDAADAWIAGPDHSPAQARLVAEARDGIVRALRAREKDAS; this comes from the coding sequence GTGGCTCATCCGAATCTCACCCGAGCAGATGCCCAGCGACGGTCCGAGCTTCTGAAAACCCATGCCTACAACGTCACGATCGACCTGACGGATGGCGCCGGCAACCCTGGAGGCGACACGTTTCGCTCACGCAGCGTCGTCACGTTTGACTGCACCGCCCCCGGCGAATCGACGTTTATCGATATTGTTGCCGAGCGCCTGAACGAAGTCACCCTTAACGGTGAGCCGGTCGACGTCAGCGCCTACACGCCCGAGACCGGGATCGTGCTACCTGCGCTCGCTGAGCACAACGAGCTCGTGGTTGACGCCGACTGCCGTTACACCAACACCGGCGAGGGTCTGCACCGCTTCGTCGACCCGTCCGATAACCAGACCTACCTCTACACGCAGTTCGAGACCGCCAACGCCAACCTGATGATGGCGTGCTTTGACCAGCCCGATCTGAAGGCAACCTGGACGTTCGCCGTCACTGCGCCCGAGGGCTGGCAGGTCATCTCCAATGGCACACCGGCCGCGACGACCGAGGCCGAGGGCGGCGCGGTGACGACGACGTTCGAGACCACGAAGCCGATGTCGCCGTACATCACCGCGCTCATCGCTGGGCCCTTCCATGTCGTGCGCGACGAGCATGACGGGATCAAGCTCGGCATCTACTGCCGTGCATCGCTCGCCCCGCACCTCGATGCCGACGAGATCTTCGAGGTCACCAAGCAGGGCTTCGACTTCCTCCAGGAGCTCTTCGACTTCCGGTATCCCTTCGGCAAGTACGACCAGCTCTTCGTGCCGGAGTTCAACTTCGGGGCCATGGAGAACGCCGGCGCGATCACGTTCCGCGACGACTACGTCTTCCAGTCGAAGGTCACCGAGTACCGGCTTGAGCGCCGCGCCGAGACGATCCTGCACGAGATGGCGCACATGTGGTTTGGCGACCTCGTGACGATGAAGTGGTGGGATGACCTCTGGCTCAACGAGTCGTTCGCCACCTTCGCCTCCGTGCACTGCCAGGCAGAGGCCACGAAGTACAAGACGGCGTGGACGACCTTCGCCAACGTCGAGAAGACCTGGGCCTACGACCAGGACACCAAGTCCACGACCCACCCCATCGCCGCCGACATGGTCGACGTGCAGGCGGTCGAGGTCAACTTCGACGGCATCACCTACGCCAAGGGCGCGTCGGTGCTCAAGCAGCTGGTGGCGTACGTCGGACAGGACGCGTTCTTTGCTGCCCTTCGCGAATACTTCAAGAAGTTTCAATACTCCAACACTCGCCTGGCGGATCTGCTCGCCGAGCTTGAGAAAGCCAGCGGACGTGACCTCTCGTGGTGGGCGCAGCAGTGGCTGGAGACCTCGCAGGTCAACACGCTGCGTCCACTGATCGAGACCGACGACGACGGCACGGTCACCTCGTTCCGCATCGAGCAGACCGCCGTGCCCGAGCACCCGACGCTGCGCACGCACCGGCTCGCTGTCGGCGCCTACGAGCTGCAGGATGGGGCGCTGGTGCGCACCAAGCGGGTCGAGCTCGACGTCGAGGGCGAGCTCACCGACGTACCCGAGCTCGTCGGTGACAAGCGGGCCGCGCTGTATCTGGTCAATGACGACGATCTGGCCTACGCGAAGATCCGCTTTGACGAGCAGTCCCTTGGCTTCCTGCTGGAAAACATCGACAAGTTCACCGAGTCGCTGCCGCGCGCACTGTGCTGGGGTGCGGCGTGGGATATGACGCGCGATGCCGAGATGCGCGCCCGCGACTACGTGGCGCTGGTGCTGCGCGGCATCGGCAGCGAGCAGACCATGAGCGTGATCCAGAGTCTGCTCGCTCAGGCACAGGGCGCGCTCGTGCAGTACGCCGACCCCCAGTGGTCGCCGCAAGGCGCCGCACAGCTCGCCGACTTCGCGTGGGCACAGCTGCAGGAGGCCGAGGGCGGCAGCGATCTGCAAACCGTCTGGGCGCGCGCCTTTGCCTCGGCGGCGGCGACCGACGAGCAGCTCGATCGGCTCGCGGCGATCAGCAACGGCGACGAGGTCATCGACGGTCTGCCGATGGACATCGACAACCGCTGGGCGCTGCTCACCCCCCTCGTTGCAGCCGGCCGTGCCGGTGACGCCGAGATCGATGCGGCACTCGCCGCCGATCCCGGAGATGTCGCGCAGCGCAAGGCCGCGACCGCGCGTGCGCTGCGAGCAACCGCGGAAGCCAAGGCGGAGGCATGGCGGGCTGTCGTCGAGTCCGACGAGCTCACCAACTACCTGCACGAGGCGACCGCGGCGGGCTTCTACTCGTGGCGGCAGTACGAGCTCACC